One Prinia subflava isolate CZ2003 ecotype Zambia chromosome 9, Cam_Psub_1.2, whole genome shotgun sequence DNA segment encodes these proteins:
- the ZFYVE27 gene encoding protrudin has protein sequence MQAVERDGAAGGPEAATGAGEAPPEPSPPKAAAAFDLLELVRSYRRLELYLEPLRDAAEGVRSLLRWQRPVCSLLVCLGLNFLLLTLGQAAWYSVLALLVAVPALLGYLQETCRARPSEPELVRRRYHSVRREDLRKVQLSRQEAIAQVKSFLIQLEGFLNGMCCSCEAVYRVLYWENPTVSSQFYGVLLGTICVLYVLPLCWVLAILNSTLFLGNTQFYQVVMELKASIEQCVGSKPLESTPEPAEPLPPAAAPDRTPTPTSTEDLTPGSVEEAEEAEPDEEFKDAIEEDDESSQCSADFDLSLPDNGFMSKNEVIRSKVSRLTERLRKRYPSNNFGSCTGCAATFSVLKKRRSCSNCGNSFCSRCCSFKVPKAVMGATAPEAQKETVFVCALCNQVLIK, from the exons ATGCAGGCGGTGGAGCGGGACGGGGCGGCAGGCGGCCCCGAAGCAGCGACGGGAGCTGGTGAGGCCCCGCCGGAGCCGTCGCCGCCCAAGGCCGCTGCTGCTTTTGACCTGCTGGAGCTGGTACGGAGCTACCGGCGGCTGGAGCTCTACCTGGAGCCGCTGCGGGACGCCGCCGAAGGTGTCCGCTCCCTTCTCCG GTGGCAGCGGCCTGTGTGCTCTCTCCTGGTCTGCCTCGGCCTCAACTTCCTCCTGCTCACCCTCGGCCAAG ctgcctgGTACTCGGTGCTCGCCCTGCTGGTGGCGGTGCCGGCCCTGCTGGGTTACCTGCAGGAGACGTGCCGGGCGCGGCCCTCGGAGCCGGAGCTGGTGCGCAGGAGGTACCACAGCGTCCGCAGGGAGGACCTGCGCAAGGTGCAGCTCTCGCGGCAGGAGGCCATCGCCCAGGTCAAGAGCTT CCTGATCCAGCTGGAGGGGTTTCTGAACGggatgtgctgcagctgtgaggCAGTGTACCGTGTGCTGTACTGGGAGAACCCCACTGTCTCTTCCCA GTTTTATGGAGTGCTGCTGGGCACTATCTGTGTCCTCTAcgtgctgcccctctgctgggTCCTGGCCATCCTCAATAGCACCCTCTTTTTGGGCAACACCCAGTTCTACCAAG TGGTAATGGAGCTCAAGGCCTCCATCGAGCAGTGTGTGGGCTCCAAACCCCTTGAGAGCACTCCAGAACCTGCTGAACCcctgccaccagctgctgccccagatCGGACCCCCACCCCCACCAGTACAGAG GACCTTACCCCTGGCAGCgtggaggaagcagaggaggcAGAACCTGATGAAGAGTTCAAAGATGCTATTGAG gagGATGATGAGAGCTCTCAGTGCTCAGCAGATTTTGACCTCAGCCTCCCAGACAATGGTTTTATGAGCAAAAATGAGGTGATCCGCAGCAAGGTGTCACGCCTGACCGAGCGCCTGCGCAAGCGCTACCCCAGCAACAACTTTG GGAGCTGCACGGGCTGTGCTGCCACCTTCTCTGTGCTCAAGAAGAGG CGGAGCTGCAGTAACTGTGGGAACAGCTTCTGCTCCAGGTGTTGTTCCTTCAAAGTCCCCAAGGCCGTGATGGGAGCCACGG CCCCGGAGGCTCAGAAGGAGACAGTGTTTGTGTGCGCTCTCTGCAACCAGGTGCTCATCAAGTGA
- the SFRP5 gene encoding secreted frizzled-related protein 5, which yields MPQADRHPWCRGTALLALALALAGSLGGGQHYDYYGWQPESLPHGRFYGREPQCLDIPPDMQLCRDVGYKRMRLPNLLEHETMAEAKQQAGSWVPLLAKQCHTDTQLFLCSLFAPVCLDRPVYPCRSLCEVVRDSCAPVMESYGFPWPEMLHCGKFPSDHELCIAVQFGNSKATPPPVSKICTQCEMEHKADGMMEQMCSSDFVVKMRIKEVTEENGERRLVAAQKKKVLKLGPLKRKDTKKMVLHMRNAGACPCPQLDSLSGSFLVMGRKVGGRLLLLAIYPWQKHNKEMKFAVKFMFSYPCPLYHPLLYGAGQH from the exons ATGCCGCAGGCGGACAGGCACCCGTGGTGCCGGGGCACGGCGCTGCTGGCCCTGGCGCTGGCGCTGGCAGGGTCCCTGGGCGGCGGGCAGCACTACGACTACTATGGGTGGCAGCCCGAGAGCCTGCCCCACGGGCGCTTCTACGGGCGGGAGCCGCAGTGCCTCGACATCCCGCCCGACATGCAGCTCTGCCGCGACGTGGGCTACAAGCGCATGCGGCTGCCCAACCTGCTGGAGCACGAGACCATGGCCGAAGCCAAGCAGCAGGCTGGCAGCTGGGTGCCCCTGCTCGCCAAGCAGTGCCACACCGACACccagctcttcctctgctccctcttcGCCCCCGTGTGCCTTGACCGGCCCGTCTACCCGTGCCGCTCCCTCTGTGAGGTGGTACGGGACTCCTGTGCCCCTGTCATGGAGTCCTACGGCTTCCCCTGGCCTGAGATGCTGCACTGTGGCAAGTTCCCCTCTGACCACGAGCTCTGCATTGCCGTCCAGTTTGGGAACAGCAAAGCCACGCCACCACCAG TGTCCAAGATCTGCACCCAGTGTGAGATGGAGCACAAGGCGGATGGCATGATGGAGCAGATGTGCTCCAGTGACTTTG TGGTGAAAATGCGCATCAAGGAGGTGACGGAGGAGAACGGCGAGCGCCGGCTGGTGGCTGCTCAGAAGAAGAAGGTGCTGAAACTGGGCCCGCTGAAGCGCAAGGACACCAAGAAGATGGTGCTGCACATGAGGAACGCGggtgcctgcccctgcccccagcTGGACAGCCTCAGTGGCAGCTTCCTGGTCATGGGCCGCAAGGTGGGTGGGCgcctgctcctcctggccaTCTACCCCTGGCAGAAGCACAACAAGGAGATGAAGTTTGCAGTCAAGTTCATGTTCTCCTACCCTTGCCCACTCTACCACCCCTTGCTCTATGGGGCTGGGCAGCACTAG